Genomic DNA from Peribacillus simplex:
ATTGCTGAAATGGTCGAAGAACAGCAATCATTCATGCATGCGAAAGGGTATGCAAAAATGATTGAAATGGATAAACGGGCAGCTAATTTATTTTATTATGATCCAGAAAAAAAAGATCGATGTTTACTCGAACGTGTAGAAGGCGGTTTCAGCGGGAAAAACGGTGAGGTATCATTTACCGGGGAGGAACTCTTGCAGATTGCCAAAAATCATCCTGAACGATTAAGCAACAATGTCATTACACGCCCGCTCATGCAGGAAATGCTTTTCCCTGTATTGGCTTTCGTATCTGGACCTGGGGAAATTGCTTATTGGGCAGAATTGAAAAAGGCATTTGAGTTATTTTCCATGAAGATGCCGCCTATCATTCCTAGGTTGAACATCACGCTGGTAGAGCGCAGTATCCATAGCGACCTTGAAGAAATGGAACTCAGTTTGGAAACTGTTCTGACTGAAGGAACCGCTAATGCTGTGAAAAGTTACCTTGATTCGGTGAAAGATGAGACGATTGAAACCCTGTTCGGGACACTGAAATCACAGCTTGAAGAGAACCATGAAAAGCTATTTGCCCACGCTGTTTCTTTAGATAGAGGACTTGAGCCGATGTTGAACAAAAACATTGAATTCATTCAAAAGCAATTGAATTTCATGTATGGCAAAATCGGTGACCGTACAAAGGAACGGCATTCGGTCATATTGAAAAAATATGAACGGATCGCAAATTCACTGTACCCTCTTGGGTCGCCCCAGGAGAGGATTTGGAATGTGTTTTATTACTTGAATCAATACGGGCCAGAGTTCGTACGGGATATGATGAAACTGGAATACCGGTTCAATAATCAGCATAAATTGATTTTCATTTAGAAAAAACATCCGTTTTGGGGAAAAGTGGCGGACACATCATTTTGAATAGGATAAAAAGACAGGTGCTGACGCCTGTCTTTTTTTCTGTTTCCTCGGCTCTTGTCAGGCAGTGCTTCGACAGTAATGGTGGGACTGCGTCTTAGTCTGAGTCCATTCGAGGAAATTGCATGTTTCTGTGAATAATTTGGCTAAATAAACTTAAGTAGAAAAGAAGGGAATTTTTACTTGGAAGGAGAAAGTAAAAACAAGTGGAGAAAGGTGGGGGAATGTGGTACATTGAGATTAGAATGTGGGGGTATTGGGTATGTTCATGGGAGAGTACCATCATAACATCGATATAAAGGGCCGTTTGATAGTCCCAGTGAAATTCAGGGAAAATCTCGGGGAGCAATTTGTCCTTACCCGCGGACTCGATCAATGTTTATTTGGTTACCCTATGGAAGAGTGGAAGCTGCTTGAAGAAAAGCTGAAAGCCCTGCCTTTAACAAAAAAAGATGCCCGAGCCTTTACCCGTTTTTTCTTTTCTGCAGCTACAGAATGCGAAATTGATAAACAAGGGCGAATTAATATCCCCACGCCGCTTACTTCATATGGCCAATTGGAAAAAGAATGTGTAATTCTTGGTGTTACCAATCGTATTGAGATTTGGAGCAAATCCCTTTGGGAAAACTATTTTTCAGCTTCTGAGGATTCTTTCGCTGAGATAGCAGAAAATATGATTGGCTTTGATATTTAAGGCTGCCCCCAGAAATAGGGTCACTCAATAACCGATTGGAAGGATGTCTAGCATGTTTCAACATACAACAGTGTTATTAAAAGAGACGGTTGATGGATTGAACATCAAACCTGATGGAATTTATGTGGATTGTACTTTAGGAGGAGCCGGTCACAGCGAATACTTACTTTCACAGCTCTCTGACAAGGGTAGGCTTTATGCTTTTGATCAGGACGAAACGGCGATTCGGAATGCTAAGGAAAAATTGGAAAGCTATGGCGAACGTATTGTTCTTGTTCCCAATAATTTTAAATACTTAAAAGAAGAGTTGAATGCCCGGGGAATCGAGAAAGTGGACGGGATCCTTTATGATTTAGGTGTGTCATCCCCACAATTGGATACACCAGAGCGTGGTTTCAGCTATAACCATGATGCACCTTTGGATATGAGGATGGACCAAAGTGCTGCCATTTCTGCCTATGATGTCGTGAATACTTGGTCATTCCATGATTTGCTGAGAATTTTCTTCCAATATGGTGAAGAAAAGTTTTCGAAACAAATTGCGAGGAAAATTGAAGCGGCTCGTGAAATAAAACCGATTGAAACGACGTTCGAGCTTGTGGAGTTAATTAAGGATGGGATACCGGCCCCGGCAAGACGTAAAGGCGGACACCCTGCGAAACGAGTGTTCCAAGCGATAAGAATCGCTGTGAATGACGAACTTGGTGTCTTTGAAGATTCCTTGGAGCAAGCCATATCGCTTTTGGATAAAGAAGGAAGAATATCTGTCATTACATTCCATTCACTAGAAGATAGAATTTGTAAAACGGTATTTAAAAAAGCCAGTAGCATGCCGGACCTTCCGCCTGGACTTCCAGTTATCCCGGATGAATTCAAACCAACCATGAAAATAATTACGAGAAAACCGATTTTGCCATCAGAAGAAGAATTGGAAGGGAATAATCGTTCCCGGTCGGCTAAGCTAAGAATCGCCGAAAAGCAATAATCACAGAAAAAAACAGTAGAGGGGGAACATGAATGAGTTCCATAGCCAAAAAAATACAAGAACAGCAATATGAGGACCAACAGCAGCAACAGACGCACCAAACAGTGGTCATCCGTAAAGCGAAGATATCCATTGGTGAAGTTTTCTTACTATGTGCCCTTGCTATCATGGTTACCTTTATGGGAGTGAAGATAGTCTCCAATCAAGCGGCCATTTATGAAACGAATAAAGAGATCCAGCTAGTGGAAACGTCGATTGAAAAACAGGGTAAAGTGAATGAAGATTTGAAAGTGCAGGTTGCTGAACTTAGTACATACGAAAGAATTTGGAAAAAAGCTGCAGCGCTAGGGTTCAAGCTAAATGAGAATAATGTGAAGGGTGTGCAGTGATAATGCAGAAACAAAAAAATATGAAGCATGGGGCAGCCGGATTATTCTTCTTATTCGGCCTGCTCTTTTTTGTATTAGTCTGCCGCTTTTTGTATATTCAGGTGACAGGTACAGCAGGCGGAGAGGTACTGGCTTCGAAAATCGACAAGAAATATGAAAAAAAACAGGTCCTAGAAGCCAAAAGGGGAAGCATACTCGATACAAAGGGGGAAGTCATCGCCGAGGATACTCCCTCCTATATCTTAAGGGCTGTACTCAGTGAAAAGGAGCCGGAGCATGTCAAGGATCCGGAGATGACCGCGAATAAGCTTGCTAAATATATCGACATGGATGAACAGGACATCTATGAAAGACTTACGAAAAAAAAGGCATACCAGGTGGAGTTCGGCAGTGCCGGCAAGGATTTGACTCAGGTCGTCAAGCAGAAAATAGAAAAAATGGAACTGCCGGGAATTACATTCGGAAGTACGAATAAACGTTTTTATCCTAATGGAATTTTCGCCTCCCACCTGATTGGCTATGTAGAAAAGGATGAAGAAACGGGAGAAATGGCTGGTAAGTTCGGCATTGAAAAGTACCTCAATAAAGAATTACAGGAAACGAACGGGGAGCTGACATATGACAGTGACTCATGGGGCTTTCTTTTACCGGATACAGAGGAAAAGGTGGTTGCCCCGGATAATGGCAATGATGTCATGCTAACCATCGACAAGAAAATACAAACGTTTCTGGAAGATTCGATGAGCAAAGTGCAGGAAAAATACGATCCTGAACAAATCATAGCGATTGTCTCCAATCCGAAAACGGGGGAGATTGTGGCGATGGGGCAAAGGCCTACCTTCCATCCGACAACGAAAGTCGGTCTTACGGATACTTGGCGTAACCTGGCTATTGAAGAAAGCTTCGAACCGGGATCAACCATGAAAACATTCACCCTTGCCGCGGCTGTTGAGGAAGGGGTCTTTAATCCGAATGAAAGCTTTGTCGCTGGAACCTACAAAGCCGGATCGGGGAAAATCGGAGATCATAGCGGGATCGAAAGAGGGAAGAGCATGACCTTTCTTGAAGGGGTTCAACGTTCCTCCAACGTCGCTTTTGCCACTCTTGCAATGGATAAGATAGGCGAGGATACTTTC
This window encodes:
- the bshC gene encoding bacillithiol biosynthesis cysteine-adding enzyme BshC yields the protein MEMKDLALPSLNRFASDYLLNRLETEDYFHYDLSKPGIYLNRYNELMNRSFLRDELSDYIQQYMSRFSISEAVKGNIERLRRDDSVVVIGGQQAGLLSGPLYTIHKVISIIKLAEEQEKELGQPVIPVFWIAGEDHDLAEVNHVYVMKNGKPDKKNYPSYQPYKTMVSDVELDTDKAEKWLEEIIETYGETAFTNKLLIDMKETIKQSNTFVDFFARLIHEWFKEYGLLLVDAGDPELRRIEKAYFESMVNESGRIAEMVEEQQSFMHAKGYAKMIEMDKRAANLFYYDPEKKDRCLLERVEGGFSGKNGEVSFTGEELLQIAKNHPERLSNNVITRPLMQEMLFPVLAFVSGPGEIAYWAELKKAFELFSMKMPPIIPRLNITLVERSIHSDLEEMELSLETVLTEGTANAVKSYLDSVKDETIETLFGTLKSQLEENHEKLFAHAVSLDRGLEPMLNKNIEFIQKQLNFMYGKIGDRTKERHSVILKKYERIANSLYPLGSPQERIWNVFYYLNQYGPEFVRDMMKLEYRFNNQHKLIFI
- the mraZ gene encoding division/cell wall cluster transcriptional repressor MraZ; amino-acid sequence: MFMGEYHHNIDIKGRLIVPVKFRENLGEQFVLTRGLDQCLFGYPMEEWKLLEEKLKALPLTKKDARAFTRFFFSAATECEIDKQGRINIPTPLTSYGQLEKECVILGVTNRIEIWSKSLWENYFSASEDSFAEIAENMIGFDI
- the rsmH gene encoding 16S rRNA (cytosine(1402)-N(4))-methyltransferase RsmH, whose product is MFQHTTVLLKETVDGLNIKPDGIYVDCTLGGAGHSEYLLSQLSDKGRLYAFDQDETAIRNAKEKLESYGERIVLVPNNFKYLKEELNARGIEKVDGILYDLGVSSPQLDTPERGFSYNHDAPLDMRMDQSAAISAYDVVNTWSFHDLLRIFFQYGEEKFSKQIARKIEAAREIKPIETTFELVELIKDGIPAPARRKGGHPAKRVFQAIRIAVNDELGVFEDSLEQAISLLDKEGRISVITFHSLEDRICKTVFKKASSMPDLPPGLPVIPDEFKPTMKIITRKPILPSEEELEGNNRSRSAKLRIAEKQ
- the ftsL gene encoding cell division protein FtsL — translated: MSSIAKKIQEQQYEDQQQQQTHQTVVIRKAKISIGEVFLLCALAIMVTFMGVKIVSNQAAIYETNKEIQLVETSIEKQGKVNEDLKVQVAELSTYERIWKKAAALGFKLNENNVKGVQ
- a CDS encoding penicillin-binding protein produces the protein MQKQKNMKHGAAGLFFLFGLLFFVLVCRFLYIQVTGTAGGEVLASKIDKKYEKKQVLEAKRGSILDTKGEVIAEDTPSYILRAVLSEKEPEHVKDPEMTANKLAKYIDMDEQDIYERLTKKKAYQVEFGSAGKDLTQVVKQKIEKMELPGITFGSTNKRFYPNGIFASHLIGYVEKDEETGEMAGKFGIEKYLNKELQETNGELTYDSDSWGFLLPDTEEKVVAPDNGNDVMLTIDKKIQTFLEDSMSKVQEKYDPEQIIAIVSNPKTGEIVAMGQRPTFHPTTKVGLTDTWRNLAIEESFEPGSTMKTFTLAAAVEEGVFNPNESFVAGTYKAGSGKIGDHSGIERGKSMTFLEGVQRSSNVAFATLAMDKIGEDTFREYLTKFGFDKKTGIDLPNEITGKIQYKYKLEKVTTSFGQGSTVTPIQQIQAASAIANDGKMMRPYVIKSISDQDTGKTLKTTKPKVAGQPISAETAKQVRDYLETVISAKKGTGKKYAIDGYEVAGKTGTAQIPGPTGRYLEGKNNYVFSFLGMAPKDDPQLVMYVAVKQPKLGVSYVGADPLSEIFNPVMQNSLQYLNIKPSEVKKQKANKIVDYANQTESSAVKELKELGYDVSTIGSGRKVLDQSPKAGSILLQGEKIILRTEGEMKVPDMKGWSLRDVMKLAKVAKLDLKTEGTGYVSKQSLEAGKKVKEGETFNIELSQPEGAAEDIPTKGKTE